Within Flagellimonas maritima, the genomic segment AATACCATTGGTACTTATCATATCGTTTGGATCAAACTCAAAAGAAAAATTTACATTTTCATGGTTTATTTTTGGTTTCGTAGGTGCTATGCTTATAAACTCTTACATTCCCGCCGCAGAACTCTTTAGTGAATATATTGTTTGGGGAGCTAGAAAAGCGTTGATTTTTACACTATTCCTGATTGGGCTACAAATAAATATTTCACAGCTTAAAAAACTCGGATTCAACATTCTGATAGTTGGTATTTTTACATGGGTCGTTTTGGGAATTATATCACTGCTCTATGTATTAAATTACGTCTGATTCTGTATACGGTCCAACATTTGAAATTATAATAAAGGTTATCAATACAAGGTTACATGGCAGGAATAAAGGAAATCGCTAAGATTACAGGTTTATCTTTGGCTACAGTGTCACGTGTATTCAATGATAGCTCACTTGTTTCACCAAAAACCAAGGAAAAAGTTTTGAAGGCCGCCAAGGATTTGGATTACAGACCCAACATTATGGCTGCCGCCCTACGCAGTGGAAAAAGTAAGATTATTGGTGTCATTGTACCTGAAGTGAATAATTATTTCTTTAGTGGGATAATTAACGGAATAGAAAAAATAGTCAGCGACTCAGGGTATAATATTATTATTTCGCAATCGCACGAGTTGCAAGAAAGAGAAAATGTAGCCTTGAATTCTTTTTTAAAACTACACGTTGAAGGTATTCTCATGTCAATATCAAAGGAAACATCAGACTTTTCATTTATTGAAAAAATAGGTGAAAGTAAAGTGCCCATTGTATATTTTGACCGTGTACCTCCTCTAGATGGAACAAGCTCAGTAACCCTGAACGATTATATGGGCGGCTTTATGGCCACTAAACATTTGTTGGATAAAAATTGTAAAAATCTTTTACATATAGCAGGTAACCCTAGAGTTTCTATTTTTAAGGAAAGATTAAAAGGATTCAAAGATGCCATTCTAAAAAGTGGGCGAAAGGGTATTCTCTCTAGAGAAATTGAGCTCACTGCACATACAAAAAAAGATTTGAAAATCTTAAAAGAGTTGTTCAAGAGCGACCCAAAAATAGATGGTATTTTCGCTTACGGTGATGAAATTGGATTGCACGTTTTAAATCTTCTCAAAGATTTGGATATTGATGTTCCTGGCAAAGTAAAACTAATTGGGTTTGGAAATGCGGATTTTACTAAACTTACACAACCAAAAATAAGTACCATTGACCAGGAATGTTCTCAAATGGGCGAATTGGCTGCAGGTTTGCTCATAGAAAAACTAAAAGAAGTAGAATTAAAGCCACAGAATAAAGTATTACTTCCCAAACTGATCAAACGGGATTCCACCATGATTCAATAACATCAAAATTTCAACAATTGTATTATCTGATTTTGAATTGTTTTTTCAGCATCATCATTTATCGAATTATCTTCCGAATTCAATATTTTAAAAATAGAGGAAATTGGGTTTTTATTCGGATGCACATGAATACCCAAATGGTTTAAAACATCTGCAAGATGGTCCATTCCCCTAAGATTGCCCGCTCGTCCTGAAGCAATTCCTGTTATACAGGCTTTTTTGTTATTAAAACTTGGTTTAATCTCTCTTACAGACATTATGTCCAGAAGCAATTTTACAATCCCAGGATAGCTTCCATTATATTCTGGAATAAAAAACCAAAATTTAGAAGATGGTATAAAATAATTGTTTTGTATATCCTGAATTATTTTGGGTTGTTGGGAATCTCTGTACATGTTTTCATAAACAACATTACCAACTATGGTTGATAAATCCAAAAACCTTACTTCTTCTGTAGTTTCTAAACAAAGTTTCTCGTACGCATGCTTAGCAAAATGCAATGTTTTATTGTTTTTTCTGTTGGACCCAGAGATAATTGTAATCATTTCTATAACAAATGAAATTAAACATAGTGCCAAAAAACAAAATTATGGATTTTTATAATGTAAACGTTTACATTTATCAGCAATTTATTTAAATTTGGTAATTAACGTGAATCGTTCAAAGCACATGAAACTGACAAAAGACAGTATTTCTCCATACATAATCGGCACTATGAGATTGGGAACTTGGGGAAGTAACCTCACTACTGCTGAATATGAAAAATTCATTGAAGGTTGTATCGATTTAAATTTAGTGGATTTTGACCATGCAGATATTTACGGACACT encodes:
- a CDS encoding LacI family DNA-binding transcriptional regulator, whose translation is MAGIKEIAKITGLSLATVSRVFNDSSLVSPKTKEKVLKAAKDLDYRPNIMAAALRSGKSKIIGVIVPEVNNYFFSGIINGIEKIVSDSGYNIIISQSHELQERENVALNSFLKLHVEGILMSISKETSDFSFIEKIGESKVPIVYFDRVPPLDGTSSVTLNDYMGGFMATKHLLDKNCKNLLHIAGNPRVSIFKERLKGFKDAILKSGRKGILSREIELTAHTKKDLKILKELFKSDPKIDGIFAYGDEIGLHVLNLLKDLDIDVPGKVKLIGFGNADFTKLTQPKISTIDQECSQMGELAAGLLIEKLKEVELKPQNKVLLPKLIKRDSTMIQ
- a CDS encoding NADPH-dependent FMN reductase, which codes for MITIISGSNRKNNKTLHFAKHAYEKLCLETTEEVRFLDLSTIVGNVVYENMYRDSQQPKIIQDIQNNYFIPSSKFWFFIPEYNGSYPGIVKLLLDIMSVREIKPSFNNKKACITGIASGRAGNLRGMDHLADVLNHLGIHVHPNKNPISSIFKILNSEDNSINDDAEKTIQNQIIQLLKF